From the Nocardiopsis changdeensis genome, one window contains:
- a CDS encoding branched-chain amino acid ABC transporter permease, whose protein sequence is MDILSILVESVRSALGPIAAIYALAAIGLNLHFGYTGLLNFGQVGFMLVGAYGVGISVSVFGLPLLVGFGVGLLCALALALLLGIPTLRLRADYLSITTIAAAEVVRLVYRAGFAEPLTGGVYGLQNLAGGFRELNPFEPGARYGFGELTYTGTHLWTMVVTWSLVLLMVGLTWLLIHSPWGRVIKGIREDEDAVRSLGKNVFAYKMQILVLGGLIGALAGCMMAVHQASIQPDQFKPQVTFFLWAILLLGGAGRVFGPVLGAMAFWFLMSFTDGVLKYVGRDLGLMPFLDGPDYGALQLAFAGLMLVLLIVFRPQGLIGDRKEMLINVK, encoded by the coding sequence ATGGACATCCTTTCTATCCTGGTCGAGTCGGTCCGGTCGGCCCTGGGCCCGATCGCGGCGATCTACGCCCTGGCGGCCATCGGCCTGAACCTGCACTTCGGGTACACGGGCCTGCTGAACTTCGGCCAGGTCGGCTTCATGCTGGTGGGCGCGTACGGCGTCGGTATCAGCGTGTCGGTGTTCGGTCTGCCGCTGCTGGTCGGCTTCGGTGTGGGCCTGCTGTGCGCGCTGGCGCTGGCGCTGCTGCTGGGCATCCCGACGCTGCGGTTGCGGGCGGACTACCTGTCGATCACGACGATCGCGGCGGCGGAGGTGGTCCGGCTGGTGTACCGGGCCGGGTTCGCCGAGCCGCTGACCGGCGGTGTGTACGGTCTGCAGAACCTGGCGGGCGGTTTCCGCGAGCTGAACCCGTTCGAGCCGGGTGCGCGGTACGGCTTCGGTGAGCTGACGTACACGGGTACGCACCTGTGGACGATGGTGGTGACCTGGTCGCTGGTGCTGTTGATGGTGGGTCTGACGTGGCTGTTGATCCACAGCCCGTGGGGCCGTGTGATCAAGGGCATCCGTGAGGACGAGGACGCGGTCCGCAGCCTGGGCAAGAACGTGTTCGCGTACAAGATGCAGATCCTGGTGCTGGGCGGTCTGATCGGTGCGCTGGCGGGCTGCATGATGGCGGTGCACCAGGCGTCGATCCAGCCGGACCAGTTCAAGCCGCAGGTGACGTTCTTCCTGTGGGCGATCCTGCTGCTGGGCGGGGCGGGCCGGGTGTTCGGCCCGGTGCTGGGCGCGATGGCGTTCTGGTTCCTGATGAGTTTCACGGACGGTGTGCTGAAGTACGTCGGCCGCGACCTGGGGCTGATGCCCTTCCTGGACGGTCCGGACTACGGTGCGCTCCAGCTGGCGTTCGCGGGCCTGATGTTGGTGCTGCTGATCGTGTTCCGTCCACAGGGCCTGATCGGGGACCGCAAGGAGATGCTGATCAATGTCAAGTGA
- a CDS encoding ABC transporter ATP-binding protein codes for MSSDETGEKVVDRMSGTETVPGSTKADPILVVDGVRRSFGGLTAVDVEHLEVQRGTITALIGPNGAGKSTLFNLLTGFDRVDRGTWSFQGQRISGKRGHQVARAGMVRTFQLTKALTRLTVLDNMLLGAKGQAGERMAGAFARPLWQRQERANTERALELLERFKLIAKRDDMAGSLSGGQRKLLEMARALMTDPDMIMLDEPMAGVNPALVQSLLGHITSLRDEGKTVLFVEHDMDVIMGISDWIVVLAQGQIIAEGRPSDIRSNQQVIDAYLGSREED; via the coding sequence ATGTCAAGTGACGAGACGGGCGAGAAGGTGGTCGACCGTATGTCGGGCACCGAGACGGTGCCCGGTTCGACCAAGGCCGACCCGATCCTGGTGGTCGACGGCGTGCGGCGTTCGTTCGGCGGTCTGACCGCGGTGGACGTGGAGCACCTGGAGGTGCAGCGCGGGACGATCACGGCGCTGATCGGTCCGAACGGCGCGGGCAAGTCGACCCTGTTCAACCTGTTGACCGGTTTCGACCGGGTGGACCGGGGGACGTGGTCGTTCCAGGGGCAGCGGATCAGCGGGAAGCGGGGCCACCAGGTGGCCCGGGCCGGAATGGTGCGCACGTTCCAGCTGACCAAGGCGCTGACCCGGCTGACGGTGCTCGACAACATGCTGTTGGGGGCCAAGGGCCAGGCGGGGGAGCGGATGGCGGGTGCGTTCGCGCGTCCGCTGTGGCAGCGCCAGGAGCGGGCCAACACCGAGCGGGCGCTGGAGCTGTTGGAGCGCTTCAAGCTGATCGCCAAGCGCGACGACATGGCGGGTTCGCTGTCGGGCGGGCAGCGCAAGCTGCTGGAGATGGCGCGCGCGCTGATGACCGACCCGGACATGATCATGCTGGACGAGCCGATGGCGGGCGTGAACCCGGCGCTGGTGCAGTCGCTGCTGGGGCACATCACGTCGTTGCGCGACGAGGGCAAGACGGTCCTGTTCGTGGAGCACGACATGGACGTGATCATGGGCATCAGCGACTGGATCGTGGTGCTCGCGCAGGGGCAGATCATCGCCGAGGGGCGTCCCTCGGACATCCGCTCGAACCAGCAGGTCATCGATGCCTACCTGGGTTCCCGTGAGGAGGACTGA